A single region of the Gephyromycinifex aptenodytis genome encodes:
- a CDS encoding ABC transporter permease has product MNKRKMFVRIVLSSIMRRRSRVLIAMVAVAIGATTLASLAMITIDVPRQMAREMRSYGANMVVLPKGDHDSFPPAVLDEIKGDLPDTILIGSVGLEYQPITINGLPYVAAGTSLKAAREINPYWYVDGQWPTKPGQVLIGREIARATDVKVGDSLTLTQLIGESPSAPPAEPDTLEAKGHAADGHAADGHAAHMAAPGQLTNEGGKPIAPPDKKLKDAAPGGGADMRELKVVITGVLETGGSEDGFVYLESADLAELTGKPYQLTVAELSIAPKEESIEALATRLTTAHPQINAEPVTRLTHSDANVLEMLRSLMAIISLIVLALIMIGVSTTMMAVVTERRNEIGLRKALGADNRSIVGEFLGEAVVLGLVGGALGAAMGYGLAQVISLNVFHRTVAFQPLVVIATVLVSVLISTLASLFPVRRAIDIDPALVLRGE; this is encoded by the coding sequence ATGAATAAACGCAAGATGTTCGTGCGGATCGTGCTGTCCTCGATCATGCGCCGCCGGTCGCGGGTCCTCATCGCCATGGTCGCGGTCGCTATCGGCGCAACAACCTTGGCTTCCCTAGCGATGATCACCATCGACGTGCCCCGCCAGATGGCCCGCGAGATGCGCTCCTACGGCGCAAACATGGTGGTCCTGCCCAAGGGGGACCACGATTCGTTCCCACCCGCGGTACTGGATGAGATCAAGGGTGACCTGCCCGACACGATCCTCATCGGATCGGTGGGCCTGGAGTACCAGCCGATCACCATCAACGGGCTGCCCTACGTGGCCGCCGGAACCTCGCTGAAGGCAGCGCGAGAGATCAATCCCTACTGGTACGTGGACGGGCAGTGGCCGACCAAACCGGGTCAGGTCCTCATCGGGCGCGAGATTGCGCGAGCGACGGACGTCAAGGTCGGCGATAGCCTCACCCTGACCCAGCTCATCGGGGAGAGCCCATCCGCGCCCCCTGCAGAACCCGACACCCTCGAGGCCAAGGGCCACGCGGCCGACGGACACGCCGCCGACGGACACGCGGCTCACATGGCTGCGCCCGGGCAGTTGACGAACGAAGGCGGAAAACCTATCGCGCCGCCTGACAAGAAGCTCAAGGACGCCGCCCCCGGTGGGGGTGCGGATATGCGTGAGCTCAAGGTGGTGATCACAGGTGTCCTGGAAACCGGTGGCTCAGAAGACGGTTTCGTCTACCTGGAATCCGCGGATCTGGCCGAACTGACCGGGAAGCCTTATCAGCTGACCGTCGCAGAGCTTTCGATCGCACCCAAGGAAGAATCGATCGAGGCGCTGGCAACGCGATTGACCACCGCGCATCCGCAGATCAACGCTGAGCCGGTAACGCGGCTTACCCATTCGGACGCTAACGTGCTCGAGATGCTGCGCTCCCTGATGGCGATCATCTCGCTCATCGTGTTGGCGCTCATCATGATCGGGGTTTCCACCACAATGATGGCTGTCGTCACCGAGCGGCGGAACGAGATTGGTCTGCGCAAGGCGCTCGGTGCGGACAACCGCTCGATCGTGGGCGAGTTCCTCGGCGAAGCCGTCGTACTCGGTCTGGTCGGCGGAGCCCTCGGCGCCGCCATGGGCTATGGGTTGGCCCAGGTCATCTCGTTGAATGTGTTCCACCGAACTGTGGCCTTCCAGCCGCTCGTGGTGATTGCCACGGTGCTGGTGTCAGTCCTGATCTCGACCCTTGCCAGCCTCTTCCCGGTACGCCGCGCCATCGACATCGACCCCGCCCTCGTGCTTCGCGGAGAATAA
- a CDS encoding DUF7537 family lipoprotein: MATRNRVAAALLALPLALSGCSGAGDSAPADAGTSAAPSTQAAPTPGQEIDKDAFFTRTEKAVLAKKTYAMHMSMDSQGETITMSGVGDVSTPDAPKARMLMEPPTGGEKMEMILAGDSIYMQMPGVGGGKYMQMPLSALAQAGGQDLTKFLNPAENLKMTKQAVEKVVFVGEEDVAGQKLDHYAVTLNPAKMQESLPKPAPSVSPSLPAQLPYDVWVDDEDLVRKTDMTMDGVHMTMTTDKYGEPVEITAPPSAQVTQMPGMGAPAPTATK; encoded by the coding sequence ATGGCTACCCGGAACCGCGTTGCCGCAGCACTATTGGCCCTCCCGCTCGCGCTGAGCGGCTGCTCGGGCGCCGGCGACTCCGCTCCCGCCGACGCTGGCACGAGCGCCGCACCGAGCACGCAGGCCGCGCCCACGCCCGGCCAGGAAATCGACAAGGATGCATTCTTCACCCGTACCGAGAAGGCCGTGCTCGCGAAGAAGACCTACGCCATGCACATGAGCATGGACAGCCAGGGCGAGACGATCACGATGAGCGGCGTCGGTGACGTCTCCACCCCCGATGCGCCCAAGGCCCGCATGTTGATGGAACCTCCCACGGGCGGGGAGAAGATGGAGATGATCCTGGCCGGGGATTCTATCTACATGCAGATGCCGGGTGTTGGTGGCGGCAAGTACATGCAGATGCCGTTGTCCGCGTTGGCTCAGGCCGGCGGTCAAGATCTGACGAAGTTCCTCAACCCGGCCGAGAACTTGAAGATGACCAAGCAGGCAGTGGAGAAGGTCGTCTTCGTCGGTGAGGAGGACGTCGCCGGGCAGAAGCTCGACCACTACGCGGTCACGTTGAACCCGGCGAAGATGCAGGAGAGCCTGCCCAAGCCGGCCCCCTCGGTCTCCCCCAGCCTGCCCGCGCAGCTGCCCTACGACGTCTGGGTCGATGACGAGGACCTGGTTCGTAAGACGGACATGACGATGGACGGCGTGCACATGACGATGACGACCGACAAGTACGGCGAACCGGTCGAAATCACCGCGCCGCCGAGCGCCCAGGTGACCCAGATGCCGGGCATGGGCGCGCCGGCGCCAACAGCCACCAAGTGA
- a CDS encoding iron transporter — MKTALKRVTGGLAAVALAGSLASCSNEGKDAEGGADATATAAAPASGESTETPKEGETDSGDAGFREEPIGDEVFEGPLKIAAVYFQPVEMEPQMGVPAAQAAMHLEADIAAVPDNGLGYGAGDFIPGLTVDYKVMDKSDKEVQAGTFMPMNASDGPHYGLNLPALPAGDYKLQIIVKSPETNGWMLHTDPVTGVPGKFWAEPIVAEFENWHWDPATVWW, encoded by the coding sequence ATGAAGACAGCACTTAAGCGTGTGACTGGCGGGCTCGCGGCAGTCGCCTTGGCTGGTTCGTTGGCCTCCTGCTCTAACGAAGGCAAGGATGCGGAGGGGGGCGCAGACGCCACCGCCACCGCCGCCGCCCCCGCCTCAGGTGAGTCCACGGAGACCCCGAAGGAAGGCGAGACTGACAGCGGTGACGCAGGCTTCCGCGAAGAGCCCATCGGCGATGAGGTCTTCGAAGGCCCGCTGAAGATCGCGGCCGTCTACTTCCAGCCGGTGGAGATGGAACCCCAAATGGGCGTTCCTGCCGCTCAGGCTGCCATGCACCTCGAAGCTGACATCGCCGCTGTCCCCGACAACGGCCTCGGCTACGGCGCCGGCGACTTCATTCCCGGCCTGACGGTCGACTACAAGGTGATGGACAAGAGCGACAAGGAAGTTCAGGCCGGAACGTTCATGCCGATGAACGCCTCCGATGGACCGCACTACGGTCTGAACCTGCCGGCGCTTCCCGCAGGCGACTACAAGCTCCAGATCATCGTCAAGTCTCCTGAGACCAACGGCTGGATGCTGCACACTGACCCTGTGACTGGCGTTCCCGGCAAGTTCTGGGCCGAGCCCATCGTCGCAGAGTTCGAGAACTGGCACTGGGACCCCGCCACTGTTTGGTGGTGA
- a CDS encoding ABC transporter ATP-binding protein, whose product MTDSPLIEMTDVSKIYGDLHALDHVDLSVFAGQWMSIVGPSGSGKTTLMNIIGCMDRPSTGTVLLDGKDISTMTAYDLTQVRRETIGLVFQQFHLIGHLTAVENVMVSQYYHSVPDEKEAMQALDRVGLADRATHLPRQLSGGEQQRVCVARALINYPKVVLADEPTGNLDEKNEHIVLGIFEQLHREGTTLIVVTHDATVAGKSERVVRLDHGKVVSDIFNDSTQTVQVGRER is encoded by the coding sequence ATGACCGATTCACCCTTGATCGAGATGACCGACGTTTCCAAGATTTACGGGGACCTACACGCTCTGGACCATGTGGACCTGAGCGTTTTCGCCGGCCAGTGGATGTCCATTGTGGGGCCCTCCGGATCGGGCAAAACGACGTTGATGAACATCATCGGCTGCATGGACCGTCCGAGCACCGGCACTGTCCTGCTGGATGGCAAGGACATCTCCACGATGACCGCCTACGACCTGACGCAGGTGCGCCGCGAGACGATCGGTCTGGTGTTCCAGCAGTTCCACCTGATCGGCCACCTCACCGCCGTCGAGAACGTCATGGTCTCGCAGTACTACCACTCGGTGCCGGATGAGAAAGAGGCCATGCAGGCATTGGACCGGGTGGGTCTGGCAGATCGTGCCACCCACTTGCCGCGCCAGCTCTCCGGTGGGGAACAGCAGCGCGTCTGCGTTGCCCGCGCCCTCATCAACTACCCCAAGGTCGTGCTCGCTGATGAGCCCACCGGTAACCTCGATGAGAAGAACGAGCACATCGTGCTGGGTATCTTCGAACAGTTGCACCGTGAGGGAACCACCCTCATCGTGGTGACCCACGACGCGACGGTCGCAGGTAAGTCCGAGCGGGTGGTGCGGCTCGACCACGGCAAGGTGGTCTCCGACATCTTCAACGATTCCACCCAGACCGTCCAGGTCGGTAGGGAACGGTAA
- a CDS encoding FAD:protein FMN transferase has translation MEPALGRARLRSHDGQFRTSFASMGTVVEVIAVGEAEPALAGRLAGRCLHAERLWSRFLPDSDVSRLNTEAQQTGEWVRVSAETAAILQLAMTWVQRTDGAFTPLIGPLTKLWDVRTWLRQIAQHSTPPQLPTPAEIDRARERCRPELLESDGDRRFRLREGAQLDLGGLAKGLIADELRGLCQEAGLSSVLVSIGTSSVAACGERAPDVAWRVGLRALEGDPHTLLGSVDLHDASLATSADNLQRLPTLIDGLAVHHVIDPRTGLPSASGVRLASVVARDGLTAEVAATALMVTGELPAQLSGDVEFLIAREDSTVEVSPAGSEIFHRPQVA, from the coding sequence ATGGAACCGGCCCTCGGGCGCGCCCGGCTGCGTTCCCACGACGGGCAATTCCGCACCTCGTTCGCCTCGATGGGAACTGTCGTGGAGGTCATTGCTGTCGGGGAGGCCGAGCCTGCCCTGGCGGGACGGCTGGCCGGGCGCTGCCTGCACGCAGAGCGACTGTGGTCGCGCTTCCTTCCCGACTCCGACGTCTCCCGGCTCAACACCGAAGCACAGCAGACGGGGGAGTGGGTCCGGGTCAGTGCGGAGACGGCCGCGATACTGCAGCTGGCGATGACGTGGGTGCAACGCACAGACGGAGCGTTCACGCCGTTGATCGGCCCACTGACCAAGCTCTGGGATGTGCGGACGTGGTTGCGGCAGATCGCCCAGCATTCGACACCACCGCAGCTGCCCACCCCGGCCGAGATTGACCGCGCCCGCGAGCGGTGCCGCCCGGAACTGCTCGAAAGCGACGGCGATCGGCGTTTCCGCCTCCGCGAAGGTGCCCAACTCGATTTGGGCGGCCTGGCCAAAGGGCTGATCGCGGACGAACTTCGTGGACTGTGCCAGGAGGCTGGGCTGAGTTCGGTGCTCGTCTCGATCGGGACGTCCTCGGTTGCGGCGTGCGGGGAGCGCGCCCCGGACGTGGCATGGCGGGTGGGCCTGCGCGCATTGGAAGGGGACCCGCATACCCTTCTGGGCTCCGTGGATCTACACGATGCTTCGCTGGCGACCTCAGCCGACAATCTGCAGCGGCTGCCCACCTTGATTGACGGCCTGGCCGTCCACCACGTGATCGATCCCCGCACCGGACTGCCGTCGGCTTCAGGGGTACGCCTGGCCAGCGTGGTGGCCCGAGACGGACTGACAGCCGAGGTTGCCGCCACAGCGCTCATGGTGACCGGGGAGTTGCCCGCCCAACTCAGTGGCGATGTCGAGTTCCTCATCGCGAGGGAAGACAGCACGGTGGAGGTCTCACCTGCCGGGTCCGAGATCTTCCATCGCCCGCAGGTGGCGTGA
- a CDS encoding acylphosphatase yields MERATIFVSGTVQGVGFRWWTRARALELGLVGFARNLPDGRVEVLAQGERADVERLEELLREKPSTMRRPGRVTTCTTQWGTPRSDLSGFVER; encoded by the coding sequence ATGGAAAGAGCGACGATTTTCGTCTCCGGAACGGTGCAGGGCGTGGGCTTTCGCTGGTGGACCCGAGCGCGCGCATTGGAGTTGGGGCTGGTCGGTTTCGCTCGCAACCTGCCCGATGGGCGCGTCGAGGTGTTGGCCCAAGGCGAACGGGCTGACGTTGAACGCCTCGAGGAGCTCTTGCGCGAAAAGCCCAGCACGATGCGGCGTCCGGGTCGAGTCACCACGTGCACGACGCAATGGGGAACTCCGCGCTCGGATCTGAGCGGGTTCGTCGAGCGCTGA
- the aspA gene encoding aspartate ammonia-lyase, whose product MVSARIEEDLLGQREVPAGAYYGVHTLRAVENFPISDRTVADVPDFVRGMVMVKKATAQANRELGALPDDIADAIEQACDQVLEQGRCLSEFPVDLFQGGAGTSLNMNTNEVIANLALEQLGHPRGSYEVINPNDHVNRSQSTNDAYPCGLKVGLLLSLQTFRTAVDELQNALCAKGEEFKDVLKMGRTQLQDAVPMTLGDEFRAWGLTLGEELARLEHAAAELREMNLGATAIGTSVNTPAGYPELAVAKLSGVTGWELQLAPNLIKATSDCGPYVTVHAALKRFSTKLSKVCNDLRLLSSGPRTGLNEINLPEMQAGSSIMPAKVNPVIPEVVNQVCFKVIGNDVTVSMAAEAGQLQLNVMEPVIAQCMFESISLLTQACKTLTTRCVDGVTANEEVCRDYVLGSIGIVTYLNDLIGHHNGDLVGKECARSGRNVREVVLEMGLLDAQTLDQILSVENLSHPRDITTLTAQREPKAAR is encoded by the coding sequence ATGGTGTCTGCTCGCATCGAGGAAGACCTGCTCGGTCAGCGCGAAGTTCCCGCTGGGGCGTACTACGGGGTGCACACCCTTCGAGCCGTGGAGAACTTCCCCATCAGCGACCGAACGGTGGCGGACGTACCCGACTTCGTGCGCGGGATGGTGATGGTCAAGAAGGCCACTGCCCAGGCCAACCGTGAACTCGGTGCGCTTCCGGATGACATCGCCGATGCCATCGAGCAGGCTTGCGACCAGGTCCTGGAGCAGGGTAGGTGCCTGAGCGAGTTCCCGGTCGATCTCTTCCAGGGCGGGGCAGGGACCTCTTTGAATATGAATACCAACGAGGTCATCGCCAACCTGGCGCTGGAGCAGCTCGGACACCCGCGAGGCTCCTACGAAGTCATCAACCCCAATGACCACGTCAACCGCTCGCAGTCGACCAACGACGCCTACCCGTGCGGGCTGAAAGTGGGGCTCCTGCTGTCCTTGCAGACCTTCCGCACAGCGGTGGATGAGCTGCAGAACGCACTGTGCGCCAAGGGCGAAGAATTCAAGGACGTGCTGAAGATGGGCCGCACCCAGCTGCAGGACGCCGTCCCGATGACCTTGGGTGATGAGTTCCGGGCGTGGGGGCTGACCCTGGGCGAGGAGCTTGCCCGGCTCGAACACGCCGCCGCCGAGCTGCGGGAGATGAACTTGGGCGCCACCGCGATCGGGACCTCGGTCAACACCCCAGCCGGCTACCCCGAACTCGCGGTGGCCAAGCTGTCCGGGGTCACCGGTTGGGAACTGCAGCTCGCCCCCAACCTGATCAAGGCCACCTCGGACTGCGGCCCCTACGTCACCGTGCACGCCGCGCTGAAGCGCTTCTCCACCAAGTTGTCCAAGGTTTGTAACGACCTGCGTCTGCTGTCCTCGGGCCCTCGCACCGGTTTGAACGAAATCAACCTCCCCGAGATGCAGGCGGGCTCCTCGATCATGCCCGCCAAGGTGAACCCGGTGATCCCCGAGGTGGTCAACCAGGTGTGTTTCAAGGTCATCGGCAACGATGTCACCGTCTCGATGGCGGCCGAGGCCGGTCAGCTGCAGTTGAACGTGATGGAACCGGTCATCGCCCAGTGCATGTTCGAATCCATCTCGCTGCTGACGCAAGCCTGCAAGACGCTCACAACGCGTTGCGTGGATGGTGTGACGGCTAACGAGGAAGTGTGCCGCGACTACGTTTTGGGCTCCATCGGGATCGTGACCTACCTGAACGACCTCATCGGGCACCACAACGGTGACCTCGTCGGCAAGGAATGTGCTCGCTCCGGCCGCAACGTGCGTGAAGTCGTCCTGGAGATGGGTCTGCTCGACGCGCAGACGCTGGACCAGATTCTCTCGGTCGAGAACTTGAGCCACCCGCGCGACATCACCACCTTGACCGCGCAACGCGAGCCGAAAGCCGCTCGGTGA
- a CDS encoding Fe-S-containing protein — protein sequence MLVQLVDVVSALVLVGLTLGALFPAARLATGRDPARPGPRPVLWGALAGAVLGLVMIVVHHYALIRFDRQRLTLTTLEPTVALGVAVLGLTWWLGRRTLRELGGSQGLRAGRPQVLIANPIPPSLRMLTSIVVGLWAMLIVFRDSQMVYMQVRTLVPLGASIFSTATFLNVLGYIFGVVLVLVCAIALTRVCQIRPTYTLPLLTILTVLISLTHIFLIIRLLHAIRAIYLSTGAAASVTWLVTHESWLILAALAVTAGVAFPLWNAGWALPAAGPNPAAQRLQRASSRSMTRRATLTMAASTLAFLVLTVGERYATEEVELSEPEPFEVKGEKAVIALPTLNDGHLHRFSYDSTQGVAVRWIVIQKAGSSYGVGLDACEICGPSGYYEKDGQVICKLCSVAMNVATIGFKGGCNPIPIEYEVVNNVLTIPIAELEKSAAVFT from the coding sequence GTGCTCGTTCAGTTGGTTGATGTGGTCAGCGCGCTCGTGCTCGTCGGCCTCACCCTGGGGGCGCTCTTCCCCGCTGCTCGTTTGGCTACCGGCCGGGACCCGGCGCGTCCGGGTCCCCGGCCGGTGCTGTGGGGGGCGTTGGCCGGGGCCGTCCTCGGCCTGGTCATGATCGTCGTCCACCATTACGCGCTCATTCGCTTCGACCGCCAGCGCCTCACCCTGACGACGTTGGAGCCGACGGTGGCGCTCGGCGTCGCCGTCCTCGGCCTCACCTGGTGGCTGGGTCGTCGTACGCTGCGCGAGCTTGGTGGCAGCCAGGGCCTGCGGGCAGGCCGGCCACAGGTGCTGATCGCGAACCCGATCCCACCCAGCCTGCGGATGCTCACTTCCATCGTGGTGGGTCTATGGGCGATGCTCATCGTCTTCCGCGACAGCCAGATGGTGTACATGCAGGTTCGCACCCTGGTTCCGCTGGGAGCCTCGATCTTCTCCACAGCGACCTTCCTCAATGTGCTGGGCTACATCTTCGGCGTGGTTCTCGTGCTCGTGTGCGCTATCGCGCTCACCCGTGTGTGCCAGATCCGGCCCACCTACACGCTGCCGCTGCTCACCATCCTGACGGTGCTGATCTCTCTCACCCACATCTTCTTGATCATCCGCTTGCTGCACGCGATCCGCGCCATCTACCTCTCCACAGGGGCAGCCGCGAGCGTGACGTGGTTGGTCACTCACGAGTCGTGGCTCATCCTTGCGGCGCTGGCCGTGACCGCCGGGGTGGCGTTCCCGCTGTGGAACGCCGGATGGGCGCTGCCTGCAGCGGGACCCAACCCAGCCGCGCAGCGTCTGCAGCGCGCTTCATCGCGATCGATGACCCGCCGAGCGACGCTCACCATGGCGGCGTCCACCCTCGCCTTCCTAGTTCTCACCGTCGGTGAGCGCTACGCCACCGAAGAGGTGGAACTCTCCGAGCCTGAGCCGTTCGAGGTCAAGGGAGAGAAGGCAGTCATCGCGCTGCCCACTCTGAACGACGGACACCTGCACCGCTTCAGCTACGACAGTACGCAGGGAGTGGCCGTGCGCTGGATCGTCATCCAGAAGGCCGGATCCTCCTACGGAGTAGGGCTGGACGCTTGCGAGATCTGCGGACCCTCCGGCTATTACGAAAAGGACGGGCAGGTCATCTGCAAACTGTGCAGTGTGGCCATGAACGTCGCGACCATCGGCTTCAAGGGTGGATGCAACCCGATTCCCATCGAATACGAGGTGGTGAACAACGTGTTGACGATCCCGATCGCCGAACTGGAGAAGAGTGCCGCCGTCTTCACCTAG
- a CDS encoding ABC transporter permease — protein MIVLTVALGASVATSMLSVMFDIGDKVNKELKAYGANIVVRPKGAAVVQDLYHFQGSKEQQSYLKEDELKKIKTIFWTYNITDFAPLLNTEAELNAAGAGPEKTRIVGTWFKHELNLPAQDTVVTGLANLRGWWTLQGDWPKDADPKGAVVGQGVADKQKLKVGDTFTVGSDKHRQELAVKGIVSTGGEEDNQVFTQIGVAQNLIDRPGAVGQIEVSALTTPDNELARKAAKNPNSLSISERETWYCTAYVSSIAYQIEETISDAVARPVRQVSESEGAILEKTQLLMVLTTLLSMAGSALAIANLVTANVMERARESGLLKAVGGRDVSVAGLILTEIVIIGCVGGLIGYVAGIGLAQLIGYMVFGSGISVVPAVAGIVAALVIVVVLLGSIPAIRFLLRLRPAEVLHGR, from the coding sequence ATGATCGTGTTGACCGTCGCGCTCGGGGCGTCCGTTGCCACCTCGATGCTTTCGGTGATGTTCGATATCGGGGACAAGGTCAACAAAGAGTTGAAGGCCTACGGCGCAAACATCGTGGTGCGCCCGAAGGGTGCCGCGGTCGTTCAGGACCTGTATCACTTCCAGGGCTCCAAGGAGCAGCAGTCCTACCTGAAGGAAGATGAACTGAAGAAGATCAAGACGATCTTCTGGACCTACAACATCACTGACTTCGCGCCGCTGTTGAACACCGAAGCTGAGTTGAACGCAGCTGGTGCAGGCCCTGAGAAGACCCGCATCGTCGGAACCTGGTTCAAACATGAACTGAACCTGCCGGCTCAGGACACCGTCGTCACCGGTCTGGCGAACCTGCGCGGGTGGTGGACGCTGCAGGGCGACTGGCCTAAAGACGCTGATCCCAAGGGGGCCGTCGTCGGCCAAGGGGTCGCTGACAAACAGAAGCTCAAAGTCGGTGACACCTTCACCGTCGGCAGCGATAAACATCGGCAGGAGCTGGCAGTCAAGGGGATCGTCTCCACCGGGGGTGAGGAAGACAACCAGGTCTTCACCCAGATCGGCGTTGCCCAGAACCTGATCGATCGGCCGGGGGCCGTCGGGCAGATCGAGGTCTCCGCACTGACGACGCCGGATAACGAACTGGCGCGCAAGGCGGCGAAGAATCCGAACAGTCTGTCGATCTCGGAACGCGAGACCTGGTACTGCACCGCCTATGTCTCCTCCATCGCCTACCAGATCGAGGAGACGATCAGCGACGCCGTCGCCCGTCCGGTGCGGCAGGTCTCCGAATCCGAGGGCGCCATTTTGGAGAAGACGCAGCTGCTCATGGTGCTCACGACGTTGCTCTCGATGGCGGGATCGGCGCTGGCGATAGCCAACCTGGTGACGGCAAATGTCATGGAGCGGGCCCGAGAAAGCGGCTTGCTGAAGGCTGTCGGGGGCCGCGACGTTTCCGTCGCGGGGCTGATCCTGACCGAGATCGTGATCATCGGTTGCGTCGGAGGTCTGATCGGATACGTGGCCGGTATCGGGCTGGCTCAACTCATCGGCTACATGGTGTTCGGGTCGGGGATCAGCGTGGTGCCAGCAGTCGCAGGGATCGTGGCGGCTCTGGTGATCGTGGTCGTACTGCTCGGCTCGATCCCAGCGATCCGCTTCCTGCTGCGTCTGCGGCCCGCAGAAGTACTCCACGGACGGTGA